The Solibacillus daqui genome has a segment encoding these proteins:
- a CDS encoding response regulator — translation MRKKVMQGIVIVGALSNAIILAFMEMSIWLIIVMTILYVAIFQVLLYVLEPRLVRAERERNVQAYSFFRDLKDAKKATVTLRDGTIYYNVTFEGYANKRDAKTILLNVHTVKTKKVASTVTEHEVKLFDIKDVKKIQ, via the coding sequence TAAAAAGGTAATGCAAGGAATTGTTATTGTTGGTGCACTTAGTAATGCGATTATTTTAGCTTTCATGGAAATGTCGATTTGGTTAATAATCGTGATGACGATACTATATGTCGCTATTTTCCAAGTACTATTATATGTGCTAGAGCCAAGACTTGTACGTGCTGAACGAGAGCGAAATGTTCAGGCATATTCATTTTTTAGGGATTTAAAAGATGCAAAAAAAGCAACTGTTACATTACGTGATGGAACTATTTATTACAATGTAACATTCGAAGGCTATGCTAACAAACGTGATGCCAAAACGATCTTGTTAAACGTACATACAGTAAAAACTAAAAAAGTTGCATCAACTGTTACGGAGCATGAAGTAAAGTTATTCGATATAAAAGATGTAAAGAAGATTCAGTAA
- a CDS encoding PstS family phosphate ABC transporter substrate-binding protein — MKKWQYLTSTALLGSALFLAACSDSEDTSSTSAENSTEQAETGTAQLTGNVVGDGSSTVAPITEALVEEYAAVQKDVRVAVGVSGTGGGFEKFINGETDFSNASRPIKDTEAEELKNAGIEYTEFEVAYDGLSVVVHPDNTWAKNLTVDQLKKIWIEDGTKKKWSDIDPSWPAEEIVYYSPGSDSGTYDYFDEVILDGEDIAKDAMLSEDDNVLVQGVTGDVNAIGYFGYAYYLENKDKLQVVSVEGVEPTNETIESGEYSPLSRPLFVYVKNSALKDNEATFDFMKFTLENAGEMAEVVGYVSLPADKYEASLKVLEGLK, encoded by the coding sequence ATGAAAAAGTGGCAGTACTTAACATCAACAGCATTACTAGGATCGGCATTATTTTTAGCAGCATGTAGCGACAGTGAAGATACCTCATCAACATCAGCTGAAAATAGCACAGAGCAAGCTGAGACTGGTACAGCACAATTAACAGGCAATGTAGTAGGTGATGGTTCATCAACAGTAGCGCCTATTACAGAAGCATTAGTTGAAGAATATGCAGCAGTACAAAAAGATGTTCGTGTAGCAGTTGGTGTATCTGGTACAGGCGGCGGTTTCGAAAAGTTCATCAATGGTGAAACAGATTTCTCAAACGCATCACGTCCAATTAAAGACACAGAAGCGGAAGAATTAAAAAATGCAGGAATAGAATACACGGAATTTGAAGTAGCTTATGATGGATTATCAGTTGTAGTTCACCCAGATAACACATGGGCGAAAAACCTAACAGTTGATCAATTAAAGAAAATTTGGATTGAAGATGGTACTAAGAAAAAATGGTCTGATATCGACCCATCTTGGCCAGCTGAAGAAATCGTTTATTACTCACCAGGTTCTGATTCAGGTACGTATGACTACTTTGATGAAGTGATCTTAGATGGTGAAGATATCGCAAAAGACGCTATGCTTTCAGAAGATGACAACGTTTTAGTACAAGGTGTAACAGGTGATGTAAACGCAATTGGTTACTTTGGTTATGCTTACTACTTAGAAAATAAAGATAAATTACAAGTTGTTTCAGTAGAAGGTGTTGAGCCAACAAACGAAACAATTGAATCAGGTGAATACTCACCATTATCACGTCCGTTATTTGTATACGTGAAAAACAGCGCACTAAAAGACAATGAAGCAACATTTGACTTTATGAAATTTACACTTGAGAATGCTGGTGAAATGGCAGAAGTTGTAGGTTATGTAAGCTTACCTGCTGATAAATACGAAGCTAGCTTAAAAGTGTTAGAAGGCTTAAAGTAA
- the pstC gene encoding phosphate ABC transporter permease subunit PstC — MTLKQQERQSVQHLIEQARNRKGKKFIEKCVPVLLFLAATISVLTTFGIVFTLIFETIEFFTRVSITDYLFGKEWLPFSGKEPLYGILPLILGTLKVTAIAIVVAVPFGLGAAIYLSEYASEGVRKVVKPILEVLAGVPTIVYGFFALSFITPLLQVIIPNLKIFNAISPGIVVGVMILPMITSMSEDAMSSVPRSIREGALGLGATKFEVAVKVVLPAALSGIVASVVLGISRAIGETMIVSLAGGSTPKFDFGFTDSIQTMTAYIVQVTTGDAGYGTTIYYSIYAVGFTLFIFTLTMNLLATYISKRFREEY, encoded by the coding sequence ATGACGCTCAAACAACAGGAGCGACAAAGTGTACAGCATTTAATTGAACAGGCACGCAATCGCAAGGGAAAAAAATTCATAGAGAAGTGCGTACCGGTTTTATTATTTTTAGCTGCTACGATTTCGGTATTAACAACATTTGGAATTGTTTTTACGCTTATTTTTGAAACGATTGAATTTTTTACTCGAGTATCTATAACAGATTATTTATTTGGTAAGGAGTGGCTACCGTTTTCTGGAAAAGAGCCGCTATACGGAATTTTACCATTAATATTAGGTACGCTAAAAGTTACTGCTATAGCTATTGTCGTGGCAGTACCATTTGGTTTAGGGGCAGCTATATATTTAAGTGAATATGCATCAGAGGGTGTTCGAAAAGTAGTAAAACCAATTTTAGAAGTGCTTGCAGGAGTACCGACAATTGTATATGGATTTTTCGCATTATCGTTTATTACGCCACTATTACAGGTCATAATTCCAAATTTAAAAATCTTCAATGCGATTAGTCCAGGGATTGTTGTAGGCGTTATGATCTTACCAATGATTACGTCGATGTCGGAAGATGCAATGAGCTCGGTACCACGTTCGATTCGTGAAGGCGCACTGGGCTTAGGGGCAACGAAATTTGAGGTTGCTGTAAAAGTAGTATTACCAGCAGCGCTATCAGGTATTGTGGCATCAGTTGTTCTTGGTATTTCTCGTGCGATTGGGGAAACGATGATTGTATCACTTGCGGGAGGATCCACACCAAAATTTGATTTTGGCTTTACGGATTCAATCCAAACGATGACTGCTTATATTGTTCAAGTTACGACAGGTGATGCAGGTTATGGGACAACGATTTATTACTCAATCTACGCAGTAGGTTTTACACTATTCATCTTTACGTTAACGATGAATTTACTAGCGACCTATATTTCAAAACGCTTCCGAGAGGAGTATTAA